The Impatiens glandulifera chromosome 8, dImpGla2.1, whole genome shotgun sequence genome includes a window with the following:
- the LOC124911694 gene encoding biotin carboxylase 1, chloroplastic-like produces the protein MAVSSGIDLALTLTKSLHSPPRLFTTRVGGIKSSQCSLVVGNKVNFTKQRSQVSQVRRRSGKGGGALAATCRDDKILVANRGEIAVRVIRTAHEMGIPCVAVYSTIDKDALHVKLADESVCIGEAQSSQSYLLIPNVLSAAVSRGCTMLHPGYGFLSENANFVEMCREHGINFIGPNPDSIRVMGDKSTARDTMKNAGVPTVPGSDGLLQSNEEGIRLAEEIGYPVMIKATAGGGGRGMRLAKEPDEFVKLLQQAKSEAAAAFGNDGVYLEKYIQNPRHIEFQVLADKFGNVVHFGERDCSIQRRNQKLLEEAPSPALTPELRKAMGDAAVAAAASIGYIGVGTVEFLLDERGSFYFMEMNTRIQVEHPVTEMISSVDLIEEQLRVARGEKLRYNQEDIVLRGHSIECRINAEDAFKNFRPGPGRITTYLPAGGPFVRMDSHVYSDYVVPPSYDSLLGKLIVWAPTRERAIERMKRALNDTIITGVPTTIDYHKLILDVEDFRNGKVDTAFIPKHESELAVPQELVPVVKELTKVAA, from the exons ATGGCAGTAAGTTCTGGAATAGACCTGGCCTTGACATTAACAAAATCTCTTCATTCACCTCCC AGATTATTTACGACGAGGGTTGGAGGAATCAAGAGCTCCCAATGTAGCTTGGTTGTGGGTAATAAGGTGAATTTCACAAAGCAGAGAAGTCAGGTTTCTCAAGTTAGACGTAGGTCTGGTAAAGGTGGAGGTGCTTTAGCTGCTACTTGTCGTGATGATAAAATTCTAGTGGCTAACAGGGGAGAAATTGCTGTTCGTGTCATTCGAACTGCTCATGAGATGGGTATTCCTTGTGTTGCGGTTTACTCAACCATTGACAAGGATGCACTTCACGTTAAACTGGCTGATGAATCGGTTTGTATTGGTGAAGCTCAGAGCAGTCAATC ATACTTGTTGATCCCAAATGTCCTCTCTGCTGCCGTTAGTCGGGGATGTACAATGCTGCATCCTGGATATGGCTTCCTTTCGGAAAATGCAAATTTTGTTGAAATGTGCAGAGAGCATGGAATTAACTTTATTGGGCCAAAT CCTGATAGCATACGCGTAATGGGGGACAAATCAACTGCCAGGGACACAATGAAGAATGCTGGAGTTCCCACAGTGCCAGGGAGTGATGGGTTATTACAG AGTAATGAAGAAGGAATCAGACTTGCAGAGGAGATTGGCTATCCTGTAATGATTAAG GCAACAGCGGGTGGTGGAGGACGTGGCATGCGTCTTGCTAAAGAACCTGATGAATTTGTGAAGTTGTTGCAG CAAGCTAAAAGTGAGGCTGCTGCTGCTTTTGGAAACGATGGTGTCTATCTGGAAAAATACATCCAAAATCCAAGACACATTGAATTCCAG gttcTTGCAGACAAGTTTGGCAACGTTGTTCACTTTGGAGAACGGGATTGCAGTATTCAG AGAAGAAATCAAAAATTGCTTGAAGAAGCACCTTCACCTGCTCTGACTCCAGAGCTGCGGAAAGCAATGGGAGATGCGGCTGTTGCAGCGGCAGCCTCCATTGGTTACATAGGTGTTGGGACAGTTGAGTTCCTTCTTGATGAAAGAGGCTCTTTTTACTTCATGGAAATGAATACCCGGATCCAG GTTGAGCATCCTGTAACGGAGATGATTTCATCGGTTGACCTGATTGAAGAACAACTCCGTGTAGCTAGGGGTGAAAAACTACGTTACAATCAG GAAGATATTGTTCTCCGAGGACATTCAATTGAATGTCGTATAAACGCTGAAGATGCTTTCAAGAACTTCAGACCTGGGCCAG GGAGAATTACAACATACTTGCCTGCTGGAGGTCCATTTGTTAGAATGGATAGCCATGTATACTCAGACTACGTAGTTCCTCCCAGTTATGATTCGCTACTTGGAAAG CTTATTGTGTGGGCTCCAACTAGGGAGAGAGCAATTGAAAGAATGAAGAGGGCTCTCAATGACACCATAATCACAG GGGTTCCAACTACAATTGACTATCACAAACTTATTCTCGACGTTGAG GATTTCAGAAATGGAAAGGTTGACACTGCTTTTATTCCCAAGCATGAATCTGAGTTAGCTGTA CCACAAGAATTGGTACCTGTTGTCAAAGAGCTGACAAAGGTTGCTGCTTAG
- the LOC124913443 gene encoding biotin carboxylase 1, chloroplastic-like — translation MDSHVYSDYVVPPSYDSLLGKLIAWAPTRERAIERMKRALNDTIITGVPTTIDYHKLILDIEDFRNGKVDTAFIPKHESELAAPQELVPVVKELTKVAA, via the exons ATGGATAGCCATGTATACTCAGACTACGTAGTTCCTCCCAGTTACGATTCACTACTTGGAAAG CTTATTGCGTGGGCTCCAACTAGGGAGAGGGCAATTGAAAGAATGAAGAGGGCTCTCAATGACACCATAATCACAG GGGTTCCAACAACAATTGACTATCACAAACTTATTCTCGACATTGAG GATTTCAGAAATGGAAAGGTTGACACTGCTTTTATTCCCAAGCATGAATCTGAGTTAGCTGCA CCACAAGAATTGGTACCTGTTGTCAAAGAGCTGACAAAGGTTGCTGCTTAG